One Bosea sp. 685 DNA segment encodes these proteins:
- a CDS encoding Mth938-like domain-containing protein, which translates to MARFDGFVPGRHQIDAFGAGGFRFADMSHRGSILATPAGIRIWPVTAFAGITRESLQQVLDEAEGIDFLLIGTGHDIAFIPASLRDPFREAGITIEGMATGAAARTYNVLVGEDRRVAAALIAVD; encoded by the coding sequence ATGGCTCGCTTCGACGGTTTCGTTCCGGGCCGGCATCAGATCGATGCTTTTGGGGCCGGCGGCTTCCGCTTCGCCGATATGAGCCATCGCGGCTCGATCCTGGCGACGCCGGCGGGCATCCGGATCTGGCCGGTGACGGCCTTTGCGGGGATCACGCGCGAGAGCCTGCAGCAGGTCCTCGACGAAGCCGAGGGCATCGATTTCCTGCTGATCGGTACGGGGCACGACATCGCCTTCATCCCCGCATCCCTGCGCGACCCGTTCCGTGAGGCTGGAATCACCATCGAGGGCATGGCGACGGGGGCTGCAGCGCGCACCTACAACGTGCTGGTCGGCGAGGACCGGCGGGTCGCTGCGGCGCTGATCGCGGTTGATTGA
- a CDS encoding phytoene/squalene synthase family protein, translating to MPQTTQTDDRSKTVVPALPEAYAHCAALVREHDHDRYIAALYAPEAQRPALFALYAFSHEIARVRALVSEPLPGEVRMQWWRDLLENEANEHGGQDLGGNDLGGKREGQAHPVAAALLDAVARYRLPIAPLTGLIEARIFDLYDDPMPSLRDLEGYAGETSSALIRLASIVLANGTDPGGAAACGHAGVAYALCGLMRAFPWHSAAGQVYIPADILARNGVTRDDIVRGRGGPGVLYSLKELREIARKHLKKLREMRETVPSAVTPAFLPVALVEPYLKRMERGGYDPYRTIIALPAWQRQWTIWRAARTAA from the coding sequence ATGCCGCAGACGACGCAGACCGACGATCGTTCCAAGACCGTGGTGCCGGCCTTGCCGGAGGCTTATGCGCATTGCGCCGCGCTGGTGCGCGAGCATGACCATGACCGCTATATCGCGGCCCTCTATGCGCCCGAGGCGCAACGGCCGGCGCTGTTTGCGCTCTATGCCTTCAGCCATGAGATCGCCCGCGTGCGGGCGCTGGTCAGCGAGCCGCTGCCGGGCGAGGTGCGCATGCAATGGTGGCGCGACCTGCTGGAGAACGAGGCCAATGAGCATGGTGGCCAGGATCTTGGCGGCAATGATCTTGGCGGCAAGCGCGAGGGTCAGGCGCACCCCGTAGCGGCGGCGTTGCTCGATGCGGTCGCGCGCTACCGTCTGCCGATCGCGCCGCTGACGGGGCTGATCGAGGCGCGCATCTTCGATCTCTATGACGATCCGATGCCGTCCTTGCGCGACCTTGAAGGCTATGCCGGGGAGACCTCGAGCGCCCTGATCCGGCTTGCCTCGATCGTCCTCGCCAATGGCACGGATCCCGGCGGCGCGGCGGCCTGCGGCCATGCCGGCGTGGCTTATGCGCTGTGCGGGCTGATGCGGGCCTTTCCCTGGCATTCGGCGGCGGGGCAGGTCTACATCCCGGCCGATATCCTCGCCCGCAACGGCGTGACCCGCGACGATATCGTGCGCGGGCGCGGCGGGCCGGGCGTGCTCTATTCGCTGAAGGAACTGCGCGAGATCGCGCGCAAGCATCTCAAGAAGCTGCGCGAGATGCGCGAGACGGTGCCCTCGGCGGTCACGCCCGCCTTCCTGCCCGTCGCGCTGGTCGAGCCCTATCTCAAGCGCATGG